The DNA window CGCTCTGTCATTCGCTCGCTGACCGCAAGAATGAAAAAGCGGCAGTCCGTAATCATCATGCCGCTGCCCAACTGTTCCGCATCTAGCTGGTCGATCGCCTGTACATTCGCTTTCACCATCGTTCAACCCTTTTTCTTTAATAGTTAAATCTATCGCCCTCAGCCGACACCGGCTTTCCGAAACAAACGATGCGCCTCGGCGCCGTGCTTCTTCCACCCCGCCTTCGGGCTGTATTTTAATCTCCATTTCATCTATTTGTTTCCAGAACAAACAATGCTATTGTTTCATTCGCGCTTTTTCATTCATTTTCCTTCTTTTTTGGTTAAAAACCATCTAGTCCGTTTTTCTTATTTTGGCAGCTGGCTGAACCGCCGACGAATCGCTGCGATGGCGAGCAGCAACACCGGAATGATGATTTGCAGCGGAACATGCAAATAAAACGTGACGATTTTCAGCCCTTCATGAATATGTTCCGCATAGTTGCTGGCGATGGCAACCGACAAAAGCAGCACGAGCAGCCCGAGCGGATAGACGAGCCGCTGATAGCTCGAAATGCCAAACAAGTTGGCCGCCCCGACGACCCCGGCATAAAAAAAGACGGATACTTTAAAAAAGCCGCCGATGATCAACGCAATCATAAACAAGACGTCAAGCCGCTCTAAAAAATGGGCCACTTGCACGCGGCGGATCGTATCCAAAAGCGGAAACGACGAACGCGACGCCGCATCAGGACCGAGGACGGCCATATTGATCGCCATAATGATCGCCAAATTGACTCCGCTCAGCACCATGCCAGCCACCCCGACTCTTCCTACTTTTACCGGATTGTTGATATATGGAAACAGCATCGTAAACACGATCATCTCTCCGAACGGAACATACAGCGTTTCGGTAAACACCGTTTTCCACACCCGCCTCCAGCCTTCCTCCAACACCGGCTGCAGCTGGGTCACGTCGACCAGCCCGGAAACAAACAAAAGGATAAATCCGGCGAGCGCCAAAAAATACAACACTGTCAAAAACAGTTCGCCGGTGCGCGCAAGCACCTCAATCCCCTTATAAGCGCCATACATGACAACCAGCGCCATAATGGCGTTTAAAACAAACAGCGGCGTCTCCGGATAGGCAAATGTTAACAACAGCTCGCCAAAATCGCGCAACACGCGGGCGGCAATGTAAAGAAAATACGTAATATAGACAACCGCTAACAGCCTGCCGAGCAGCGCCCCGACGATTTGCGGTAGATAAGCGGTCAGCGGCTGGTCGGGATAATACTCGAACAACCGGCGATAAACGAAAAACAGCAGCAGCCCGAGCACCAAGCCGAGCAAAATGGCGATCCATACATCTTGCTTGGTGCTCACGCCGAGCGGAATGACGATGGCGCTGCCGTGTTCGAACAGCACAATTAACACAAATAGCTGGCGTGCGTTAATTTTAATGCGCTCCAACTGAATCTCACCGCCTTTGCCTAGTCAACTCCCCTCCCCCATGCCGGCTTTGGCCGGCGACCATTTATTCTTCTTCTATATATGGCTTATTCCGCAGCCCGGTGCGGCGGATGTACAGATCAGCCGTTACAGTGACGTCAAGTTCGGGAAAATAGCGGTCGTGCCACTCTTTCTCGATCTTCTTCCATAAGCGCGGGGCAGCGCGGTGAACCGCGTCGCCAAACCCGAAAATATCCGTTTTTTCGCGCTGGGCCGTTTCAATGGCTTTTGTAACCTCCTGTTTGACGTTCCGTTCCAGTTCTTTTTCTAAACGAAATACCACGCCGGCGTCGGCTAAGTTAATGGGGACGCGCGCCTCGCTGATGTCGCCTTCCGCCTTGATATGGACGGAGATGGACGGTCGGCCGTTTTTTACATCCGCCTCTACATTCGTTTTCGCCCGCGCCGTCCGATAGCCGATCGCTTCCTGTTTTCCTTCCCACGAAATAGTGAGATTAGTTTGGTGAATACGGTCAAGCACCCATATCATGCCGCGCGCTGTCGGCCCGTTCACCCAACGGACGAGGCGGCCGTTTTTGAACAGCGCAAGTCCGTCCAACGTGACGCGGGCGTCAGGCACGGATGACTGCACGTTTTCTTGCCGCTTCCCTTTTTTTGGGCTCCCTTCAATGGATACCCCGGTCATGACCGGGTTTCTTCCAGGCGAAGCGATGCTGCGAATCGCCCACCAAACATCGGCATTGAGCGTTTGTCCCCATGACATCTCGGAAAACTCGAGCGTTTTAATAATTTGGTTGGCGGAAATTTTATCAACCGGTGTCAGTACCGTCAATATGTCTTTCGCCGAATGGCCGTGGGCGATGACAAGGCGCGCCGTCGTCCGGAACTGCTGATTGCGCTCCATCGCATCGAACACCCCGTTCAGCCCTTCGCGCGCCAGCTCTTCGCCGACGACGACTAAGTTCGTATGGGCGTAATACAGGAGGCGCGACACTTTTTCTGAGGCTTTCCGGCTCGCTTCGACCAAGCTGTCTCCAGTCGATGTATAAATCGACACCGGCACGCCGGCCGCCCCGCCGCCGCGCTGCGTCGCCCCGGCGACGTTGCCGGGGTTGACGACTTGAAAAGAAGCGAGATACTTGCCGTCTTCCGTTTTGTCCAATCCGACAGCAATAATAAACGCCAAATCGGTCAGTTCTTTTTTGCTCCAGCAGCCGGAAAGCAAACAGACGCAGACGGCAAACGGCAAGAACATGGCAAGCGGCCGTTTCATGACTCATCCCCCTTCTCTTGGCGCGATGGCGCCGGCGGCTGCGGCTTTTGGTCGCCTGACTGGCGGACGATATTTTTTTGGCTGATCAGACGCGGCCGCTCGCGAAACATCCATGTCGGGACGCGGAACAGCGTATCGCCGATGTTCGACGGCGTAAACGGAGCGAGCGGCGACATGTACGGCACGCCGAACGAACGCAAGCTGCATAGATGAATCGTCATGACTAAAATGCCCATCATAATACCGTAAAACCCGAACATCGCCGCCAAAAACATGAGACCAAACCGGATGAGCCGCGCCGATATGGCAATGGCAAACGACGGCGTCGCAAAGCTGGCGATGGCCGTAATCGAAACGACGATGACCATTGCCGACGATACAAAGCCTGCCTCCACCGCCGCCTGGCCGATGACGAGCGCTCCTACAATCGATACCGCTTGGCCGACGGCGCGCGGCAAGCGGACGCCGGCCTCGCGCAACACTTCAAACGTCACTTCCATCATCAGCGCTTCAATGAACGCTGGAAACGGCACCGCCTCGCGCTGAGCGGCGATGGCAATGACGAGCTGGGTCGGAATCATCTCTTGGTGAAACGTCGTCGCCGCGATGTAAATGGCCGGAGCAACAAGGGAAATAAAGAAAATGAGCACGCGCAAAAAACGAAGGGCTGTCGCGATGTCAAAACGGGCATAATAATCTTCAACCGCTTGGAAAAATTGAATGAACAATGCTGGTGCGACAAGGGCAAAAGGTGTCCCTTCAACAAAAATGGCGACCCGCCCTTCAAGCAAATTGGCGGCGACAATATCGGGCCGTTCCGTATGGTACGTTGTCGGGAAGGTGGTAAACGTCTGATCTTCAATCAATTGTTCGATATAGCCGGACTCGAGCACGCTGTCAATGTCGATGCGGCGAAGTCGCGTCTTCACTTCCTCGATGATTTCGTCATTGGCGATTCCTTTCACATACATGATGGCGACATCGGTTTGCGTCACTGTGCCGATTTGCATCGTCTCCAGCCAAAGGTTCGGGTTTTTAATGCGGCGGCGGATCATCGCCGTATTCGTGCGCAATGATTCCGTAAACCCTTCGCGCGGGCCGCGAATGGCGATTTGCGTCTGCGGTTCTTCAATCGAGCGATATTGGCCGCCTTTCGTACTCGCGCTAATGGCAAACGGCACCCCGTCAATGAGCATCACCGTCGCCCCGGAAAACAGATCAAAAAACAGCTGCTTCCATTCGGCGACATGCTTGACGCCGCCAACCGCAGCGAGTTTTTTTTCAATCCATTGAAACCGCTCTTTTTCCTCGAGCGCGAGCGGAAACGACGCCGTAAGGAGCGGCATAAGCAAAAACTCGTACACGTTTTTTTCATCGACGAGCCCGTCGACAAAGAC is part of the Geobacillus sp. 46C-IIa genome and encodes:
- a CDS encoding GerAB/ArcD/ProY family transporter; amino-acid sequence: MERIKINARQLFVLIVLFEHGSAIVIPLGVSTKQDVWIAILLGLVLGLLLFFVYRRLFEYYPDQPLTAYLPQIVGALLGRLLAVVYITYFLYIAARVLRDFGELLLTFAYPETPLFVLNAIMALVVMYGAYKGIEVLARTGELFLTVLYFLALAGFILLFVSGLVDVTQLQPVLEEGWRRVWKTVFTETLYVPFGEMIVFTMLFPYINNPVKVGRVGVAGMVLSGVNLAIIMAINMAVLGPDAASRSSFPLLDTIRRVQVAHFLERLDVLFMIALIIGGFFKVSVFFYAGVVGAANLFGISSYQRLVYPLGLLVLLLSVAIASNYAEHIHEGLKIVTFYLHVPLQIIIPVLLLAIAAIRRRFSQLPK
- a CDS encoding Ger(x)C family spore germination protein — encoded protein: MKRPLAMFLPFAVCVCLLSGCWSKKELTDLAFIIAVGLDKTEDGKYLASFQVVNPGNVAGATQRGGGAAGVPVSIYTSTGDSLVEASRKASEKVSRLLYYAHTNLVVVGEELAREGLNGVFDAMERNQQFRTTARLVIAHGHSAKDILTVLTPVDKISANQIIKTLEFSEMSWGQTLNADVWWAIRSIASPGRNPVMTGVSIEGSPKKGKRQENVQSSVPDARVTLDGLALFKNGRLVRWVNGPTARGMIWVLDRIHQTNLTISWEGKQEAIGYRTARAKTNVEADVKNGRPSISVHIKAEGDISEARVPINLADAGVVFRLEKELERNVKQEVTKAIETAQREKTDIFGFGDAVHRAAPRLWKKIEKEWHDRYFPELDVTVTADLYIRRTGLRNKPYIEEE
- a CDS encoding spore germination protein, which produces MLFQWGMRRQKDRMNDGVQQEGADHSGEAADVPQEPLSPELAVNIDIIRQATGESSDVVIRRFSLGQETQMKAAIVFVDGLVDEKNVYEFLLMPLLTASFPLALEEKERFQWIEKKLAAVGGVKHVAEWKQLFFDLFSGATVMLIDGVPFAISASTKGGQYRSIEEPQTQIAIRGPREGFTESLRTNTAMIRRRIKNPNLWLETMQIGTVTQTDVAIMYVKGIANDEIIEEVKTRLRRIDIDSVLESGYIEQLIEDQTFTTFPTTYHTERPDIVAANLLEGRVAIFVEGTPFALVAPALFIQFFQAVEDYYARFDIATALRFLRVLIFFISLVAPAIYIAATTFHQEMIPTQLVIAIAAQREAVPFPAFIEALMMEVTFEVLREAGVRLPRAVGQAVSIVGALVIGQAAVEAGFVSSAMVIVVSITAIASFATPSFAIAISARLIRFGLMFLAAMFGFYGIMMGILVMTIHLCSLRSFGVPYMSPLAPFTPSNIGDTLFRVPTWMFRERPRLISQKNIVRQSGDQKPQPPAPSRQEKGDES